The Procambarus clarkii isolate CNS0578487 chromosome 24, FALCON_Pclarkii_2.0, whole genome shotgun sequence genome includes a region encoding these proteins:
- the LOC123761641 gene encoding uncharacterized protein, which yields MGLILSRILALVQSKKPCRILMVGLDGAGKTTVLYKLKLGEVVTTIPTIGFNVETVEYKNISFTVWDVGGQERLRPLWRHYFQNTSAIIYVVDSNDPQRLAESREELDTVLNNDEVSECPLLVLANKQDLPQAASVDTITHSLGLRHHTRPWFVQPTCAVTSSGIYEALDWLANQIS from the exons ATGGGACTCATCTTAAGCCGCATCTTGGCTCTGGTGCAGAGCAAGAAGCCATGCAGGATCCTCATGG TTGGGCTGGACGGAGCAGGGAAGACTACTGTGCTCTACAAATTAAAACTGGGGGAGGTCGTCACAACTATTCCCACTATTG GCTTCAACGTGGAGACGGTGGAGTACAAGAACATCAGTTTCACCGTGTGGGACGTGGGAGGTCAGGAGAGGCTGAGGCCTCTATGGAGACACTACTTCCAAAACACTTCAGCCATCATCTATGTCGTCGATAGTAACGACCCTCAGCGTCTGGCCGAGTCACGAGAAGAACTTGACACTGTG CTAAATAACGACGAGGTGTCGGAATGCCCGCTGCTGGTGCTGGCCAACAAGCAGGACCTACCCCAGGCAGCCTCCGTCGACACCATCACCCACTCCCTCGGCCTCCGTCACCATACTCGGCCCTGGTTCGTCCAACCTACCTGTGCCGTCACTTCCTCCGGCATCTACGAGGCGCTCGACTGGCTGGCAAATCAGATCTCCTAA
- the LOC138367969 gene encoding thioredoxin domain-containing protein 2-like — protein MRTLAAGLLCACPAPGSVPQKDGGIDNPAADSVPQKDGGIDNPAADSVPLKDGCIDNPAADSVPLKDGCIDNPAADSVPQKDGGIDNPAADSVPLKDGWTNNPAADSVPQKDGCIDNPAADSVPLKDGWTNNPAADSVPLKDGWTNNPAAGSVPQKDGGEDSGAGSNGQLLSEGHQACEYWLVENRAAGTLSPEVMAR, from the exons ATGAGGACACTGGCAGCTGGCCTG CTGTGTGCGTGTCCTGCACCTGGCTCTGTGCCACAGAAGGATGGCGGCATCGACAATCCCGCAGCAGACTCCGTGCCACAGAAGGATGGCGGCATCGACAATCCTGCAGCAGACTCTGTGCCACTGAAGGATGGCTGCATCGACAATCCTGCAGCAGATTCTGTGCCACTGAAGGATGGCTGCATCGACAATCCTGCAGCAGACTCTGTCCCACAGAAGGATGGCGGCATCGACAATCCTGCAGCAGACTCCGTGCCACTGAAGGATGGCTGGACCAACAATCCTGCAGCAGACTCTGTCCCACAGAAGGATGGCTGCATCGACAATCCTGCAGCAGATTCTGTGCCACTGAAGGATGGCTGGACCAACAATCCTGCAGCAGACTCTGTGCCACTGAAGGATGGCTGGACCAACAATCCTGCAGCAGGCTCCGTCCCACAGAAGGATGGCGGAGAGGACAGTGGTGCAGGCAGCAATGGACAGCTTCTGTCAGAGGGCCACCAGGCTTGTGAGTATTGG ctggtcgagaaccgggccgcagggacgctaagcccagaagtTATGGCAAGATAA
- the LOC123753051 gene encoding uncharacterized protein has product MLPLGGFPSSQETNLPTPAARSDRRYSQYDENRSLENREVFAVGVCRHPSRAEPRACGQAQCQPSDKTSKSGGRSCDWISPLYTPGEGASPSQLYSDSINSYQSQAPAAAGWPAVSPPHYSPSPWAADTGFSKSEQPVTLSGRKLKVYEWPEQSDQELEKKRLRAIKAVRNRRRNAQRVEELQQTLDNMEEEIKILLTEKHKREDLVTQMQAKLDMVHLSTGLYLPMNCLPT; this is encoded by the coding sequence ATGCTTCCTCTCGGTGGATTCCCAAGCTCTCAAGAAACAAATCTGCCGACTCCTGCTGCCCGCAGCGACCGACGCTACTCCCAATATGACGAAAATCGGAGCTTGGAAAACCGTGAGGTGTTCGCGGTCGGTGTGTGTCGGCATCCCTCGAGGGCAGAGCCCAGGGCTTGCGGCCAAGCACAATGTCAGCCCTCTGATAAAACGAGCAAATCTGGCGGTCGTAGCTGTGACTGGATTTCGCCCTTGTACACTCCCGGAGAAGGTGCTTCACCGTCGCAGTTGTACAGCGATTCTATTAACAGTTACCAGTCGCAGGCGCCTGCTGCTGCAGGCTGGCCTGCTGTGAGTCCCCCGCATTACTCCCCATCTCCGTGGGCGGCCGATACGGGCTTCTCAAAGAGCGAACAGCCGGTCACGCTCTCTGGACGTAAGCTGAAGGTGTACGAGTGGCCGGAGCAGAGCGACCAGGAGCTGGAGAAGAAGAGACTTCGGGCGATCAAGGCCGTGAGGAACCGTCGGAGGAACGCCCAACGGGTGGAGGAGCTCCAGCAGACCCTCGACAACATGGAGGAGGAGATCAAGATACTACTGACTGAGAAGCACAAGCGTGAAGACTTGGTGACCCAGATGCAAGCAAAACTTGACATGGTGCACCTCTCAACTGGACTCTACCTCCCTATGAACTGCCTGCCAACCTGA